The Methanosarcina acetivorans C2A genome includes the window TAAAATGGGCCAGCCGGGCAGAATCCTGATCACAACCGGAAAAGAAGGCACTCCTGAACTTTATTTTGACAAAAAGCCAATGGAAATAACCTCCATAGGGAATAACATGTACGAATCGTACGTCACAGCTGACACCTTCGGGCTTCACAAAATCTCCGAAACCCCTGTTGAAGCAAACCTGACCGAGGAATTGCTGCCCGAAGCTTCAGGAACTGAGAATGCATCCTGGAGACCTGCTGCCGTAAACCGCCCTGACGAATATACGTATATCGGTGAAAACACTCTTTTCAGGACAGCAATACTTGAAAACGGCGGGAAAATCTACACAAAAGGAGATATCTACTCAAAGATACTGGAAGACGCTTCAACCAGTACAGAGAAAAAAATCCTGACTAAGGTCTTTTATACAAAATATTTCCTTGCCCTTGCTTTTCTTATATACCTGCTGTATACCCTGCACCATACATACAATACCCGGATGAAATGACCGTAAAAATAAATTGATCCATAAGAACCGGCAAATCCAGGGATTATGATAAAACTGTAATACGGCCAGAATGCAGTAAATTAAGGGATGTGATTGACCCGCAGTTCGGGACCGTCTTGGACAAGAGACAAACTACAATGAAGAAAAAACCGAAATAAGGGACAAATAGTAATTAGCGGCAAACAGTAATTAGAGACACTGTATATGTGGGAAAAATTATGCCGGATATGAAGATATATTAGTTTAATGATATAATATAAAACCAATTAACTAAAATTAGAAAGATGAGCTGAGGAATAGAGCAATAAAATAATATTAAGTATTAAAAATATTATATATGAGAAATGCATAGTATAAATTGCGTTCTCATCAAACACCCCACAAACACCTACTTCAAAACCTACTCCACAATAAAGAGACGAATACGAAATTCTCAACCCAAAACTCAAATACCTCAAACCTCTTCCCAAAAAAATCTCTTAGTACCGTTCGGAACTTCCAGATATTTTTAGATGGGAACGCAAACTCATTTTAAAAACAAAACTGATTTTTAAAATTCTTTTCGCATCCCTTTTCGTACTCCTTTCATAGGGATTTCAATGTTTACAATCAGTCAGGAGAATTAATTCTAATAAAACCCGGTGCATGCGTCCGTTCCTATTTTGCCGGCGTCCGATGCTCATAATTTTTATTTCCTTCAGGAATACGGAACAGATGTTTTAGAAATTCGTTTAATATCCCATTTGAATCCCTGTTGAAGGCTAAAAAGATTTTGAGTAGAATTGAATGAAAACCAGACTATCCGCTTACAGACAACAGTTGCAACGGTTAGTGAGAAGTGGCATTTAACGAGGTGGATAAAGTTATCGGGTTGAGAGACGGGGCCGCAGAACAGCAAAGAAAAGCAAAATCGAGCTGCAGTATGTCCACAATACGGCAAAAATAAATAGAAAGAATATTGGAAGGGTAAATCCAGAGCTTGCAAGCATCCGGGGTCCAGAGAAGGGTCCAGAGAAGAATCCAGAGAAGAATATTCCCGCTATAGTAAGCAAAACACATGAATTCCTTTTCAGAATAGATTTTATTTGTAGAAGTGCATGATGTTTGGATTGTTATTGTCCCCGTAACTTTCAAGGTCTAATAGAAGAAGGTCTTCCGTGAGGTAATGTCTTGCAGGATATGTCAGTACGCCGTCCTTTATTACAGTACCCTCAGGCACGACATCAGCACAGCTTGTTGTGATCAGTATCCAGGCAACAAGCACGAAAATGAAATTACGTTTTGTTATACCTTTTCCTACTCAGATTTCGGAAACGATACTAAAACTAAAAATTCATTAAAAATTAATATCTTAGCTAAGAATTAGATAAAGTAGTATATATTGTTTTTAAAAATCCAAATAAATATATTCCTACAGATCACCCCTGATGGGGAGCGGATCCTGTACACGATTAAAACAGGTACTGTGATTAAACTTGTAATATAATGTTATACCTATAAACTAATAGATATACGGATAAAATTATATTAGTTGTTGAAAATATTAAATACAGTGGGTGCATAGTATAAATTGCGTTCTCACCGTAACGCCAAACTAGCAAACACCTATTCAAAAAACCTACTTCAATATCCACTCCGAAAAAACTACCCCACAAGTAAAGAAATAGTATAAAACTCACTGCCTATGAGTCAATTACCTCAAAAATCTTCCCAAATAAATAGCATCTCTTATAACATTCGGAACTTCCAGGATTCAGGTGAGAACGCAATTTTTCTTAACTCAGTCTTTTCTTAACGCAATCTTTTCTTCACAAAAATAGTAATTCAGGACTTTTTTGATTACTTAGACCTTTATTAACGAGACCTTTTTGATTATTCAGAAGTTTTCCGGTTATTTGGCACTTTTTTGATAATTCAAGCTTCTTATCATTTCGAAAATTTGGAGAATCCCATATCCTTCTACGATATCTAGCGCAAATTGATGACGGGGAAAACTTTGAAACGGTCACGCAGAGAACTTTTTTAGAAAGGAGAGCTTTTAATATGCCTTCCAGCCTGATATATTAATGGCATGTCAGTAAAACTGGAAATGGAATATTAGTAAAAATTGGAAAGATATTGGATTTATCTCTCCAGCTTCCTTACAGCTTTTTCTTTTACCCTTCCAGAGCTTAATTTCCGGACCGAGAACGTTCCCCGGAAGCCTTAACCGGCCTTTCAACGGACCTTCCAACCGGCGACTCATCTGATTTTTCTCTCTGGCTCCCAACCAAATCTTCAGGTGAACCTGCAGCTGAACTCTCTGTCTGGGCGGAGGAAGTCCCGAGTATTTTTCTGGTTCTGAAGGCTGCAAGTAAAAATCCGTAGGTGAGCGGGCCTATAATGATCCCTATCGGGCCGAGAACAAAGACCGGAGCTGCAAAGGCGACAAGAGTAATTGCCGGATGGATGGCAGCCCTGTTTCTGGCAAATCTTGGTCTCATGATAAAGTCAGGGATAATGCTCAGGAAGACAATTCCCAGGAAAATCAAAGCTCCTGCCGTAAAAAAGTCATCTATGAGGACATAGTAAAGGGCAAGTAGACCGTAGACCGTGCCTGCACCTACAACCGGCAGGAGAGCCATTATGAAAGTTAGAATTCCCCAGATTAGTGAATAGGGCACTCCGAGGGCCCAGTAAAGGACTCCCCCGATTATGCCGGTAATGAGGCAGGTCAGGAAATAAACTATGAAGAGGTTCTGGTAAATGTAATTGAGCTCCCCGAGAAATACGACCCCCACTTTCCTGTCCGGAAAGAGATTTGGGAGTTCGGTTGCAATAGTTTCGCTTTCTACAAGCAGGTAATAGGTCAGGACAACGATTACGATCAGCTCTATAATCAGGATAGAAAGGCCTGTTGATATCTGGAAGATATTATTTTGAATTTGGGGTACGTAATCCGTGACCAGGGAATTTAAGTATGCGCCGATGCTTTCAGTCAGTTTCCCGGGATGGGTCTGAATAAGAGGCTCAAAAAGCCCTACTATCCGCCTTAGATCCATATTTGCAAACCCGTTAATGGTATTGGGAATTTCCAAAATTCTTGAAATCTCATTCATCAAAGCCTTCACTATCATAACACCGGAAGCCAATGTAATAAGAAAGATTGTACCAAGCGGGATCAGGGCACAGATCTGCTTGCTCTTTACGAACCTGATGCAAAAGAAGTACACAGGATGAATAATGTAAGCAAAAAGCGCACTGAGAATAAGAACATAAAAAAAAGCGGAGGTAATATATAAAGTATATAAAGACACCAGTGAAATTATGACTGTATAGAGAACCTTAACAGGATCATAACTTTTCATAGAATAAGATACTGAGGGAGTAGATAAATAACTTGCCATCAATATAAATAAACTTATCTCTATGAAAAGATTAAATTTGTTATTCTGAGATTATTGGAGTATATTTGAGAGAAATATTGATAGAAATAATGAGAAAAAACTTGAGCAGATCAAATTCGCCAATTAAAATTTAGTTGGGAAAAACAAAAATTAAAAACAAAAATTAAAAAGAGAAAAACATACTTTACCAAAAGACACTTCATGCTACAGGGGAGGAATTCAAAATGAGATATACCTTTCAGGACTCCACAGAACTTCCTGTCCAGAGGGATTTTATCCAGGATCTGCAGGACTTCATAAGGATTTCAAAAGAAGCCATAACTCTAGAAAGATCAATTATAGGAATAAAGCAGGGGACTAAGGAAGAGACGGCAATCTCTCAGGAAAAGCTTGAGGAGATAGACAGGTTCCAGAAAGACGTTACCAGTTATATCGAAGAACGTACGCAGGGAATCGAATCCGCGGAGATTCTTGAGATCAAAGAAAAAACAATTGAGGCCGCTTCAACGGCAGCTCTGTTAAAAAAGAATGAAAGACTTGAAGATATTGACAGGCAAAACAGACAAGCACTTATGGAATTGCAGCAGCTTGAAACCCAGATACTCACAACCCTCGGCCCCTTTTTTGAAACGAGCATCTACAGAGCTGAGAATGCCTATTACGCTTCAGTTGAAGCCAAAGAAATGAAAGGAAGACAGGTCAGTTCAGTTAACGGTATACAGTACGAGTTTGAACTGCATTTTGTTCATGATTCCCTGAAAGTTGAGGACTTTCGGGAACTTACCCTGCCCGTGTGGGCAAAGAGCGGCATCCTGTCCAGAGAAGAGAAAGCAAAGAAAATGGATGTATCCGGTTTCCATATTATGAGCATCGAGTACGAGGAAAACAATGTTCGAACAGTGCTTCAAGACAAAGATGCAGAGCACATGTTCAAAATCTCTGCAGATGAGAAGGCGCTGCTGATCATGCATGGAGACCATGATATAACAGGAGACGAAAAACTGGCCGCTCTCATAGATAACGAAGCTCTCTATATGTTTATGGGCAAGCTCAAGGAGTTTTTTACAAAATCCGTCGAATTCAGAAGACTCAAGAAGGTCCTGCTGGACGGGAAAAATGCTGTTGAAGAGAACACCGTGTTTGACTGCCTGAAGATTATAGCCGGCATATACGGGAAGCTCGTAAGGGAATGCATTGAAAGAGGGTATACCAAAGGGGAGGTGACAATTAAGATGGAGGAGCCAGGGAGCGTACGGACCGAAAAATACATTTCGAAGTCTGAAGCTTCAGGTGAACTTTCATCCATAGGGAGCGAGGGCACGGAGCTTGCCAGAATCCTTGGAGTTTCCGAAGCCTGAAAAACTAAACCGGGAATAAGTAGCTTTATTTTTGGTATATAAAGGGAGAGCTCGCGTTCTGGATTGTT containing:
- a CDS encoding AI-2E family transporter — encoded protein: MASYLSTPSVSYSMKSYDPVKVLYTVIISLVSLYTLYITSAFFYVLILSALFAYIIHPVYFFCIRFVKSKQICALIPLGTIFLITLASGVMIVKALMNEISRILEIPNTINGFANMDLRRIVGLFEPLIQTHPGKLTESIGAYLNSLVTDYVPQIQNNIFQISTGLSILIIELIVIVVLTYYLLVESETIATELPNLFPDRKVGVVFLGELNYIYQNLFIVYFLTCLITGIIGGVLYWALGVPYSLIWGILTFIMALLPVVGAGTVYGLLALYYVLIDDFFTAGALIFLGIVFLSIIPDFIMRPRFARNRAAIHPAITLVAFAAPVFVLGPIGIIIGPLTYGFLLAAFRTRKILGTSSAQTESSAAGSPEDLVGSQREKSDESPVGRSVERPVKASGERSRSGN